In Ancalomicrobiaceae bacterium S20, the following proteins share a genomic window:
- a CDS encoding cysteine synthase family protein yields the protein MILDRVTDLIGNTPILRLPVGNAALLLKMEKNNPGGSTKDRMAHNMVLAAIKSGRLKPGGVIVESSSGNTGIGLAITAVELGLRFIAVVDHHAAPDKIAVMRALGAEIRMVEGSYRDDEVAVVERQRLAAEIAASIPGAIFMNQSDNAANAGGYSALVREVIEETGGAIDAYVGCVGTGGSMTGIGRGLKAHRSGTMIVAVEPAGSIVFGRPGHPYYQSGTGTPAGDTVGLVLDYSCIDLGLQVTDAQAFETARYFARRIGLLVGGSTGGVLYTALRLIHEGTIGGNVLVSVADGGEKYLGTIFNDDWMAARRLNDPTVWIDLDRWLGRAAPAIAASDFPYLSAA from the coding sequence ATGATCCTCGACCGCGTCACCGATCTCATCGGCAACACCCCGATCCTGCGTCTGCCCGTCGGCAACGCCGCGCTGCTTCTCAAGATGGAGAAGAACAATCCGGGTGGCAGCACCAAGGATCGCATGGCCCACAACATGGTGCTGGCCGCGATCAAGTCCGGACGGCTGAAGCCGGGCGGGGTGATCGTGGAATCGTCCTCCGGCAACACCGGCATCGGGCTCGCGATCACCGCGGTCGAACTGGGGCTGCGCTTCATCGCGGTCGTCGACCATCATGCCGCGCCCGACAAGATCGCCGTCATGCGCGCCCTCGGCGCCGAGATCCGCATGGTCGAGGGCAGCTATCGCGACGACGAGGTCGCGGTGGTCGAGCGGCAGCGGCTGGCGGCCGAGATCGCGGCCTCGATCCCGGGCGCGATCTTCATGAACCAGTCGGACAATGCCGCCAATGCGGGCGGCTATTCGGCGCTGGTGCGCGAGGTGATCGAAGAGACCGGCGGGGCGATCGACGCCTATGTCGGCTGCGTCGGCACCGGCGGCTCGATGACCGGCATCGGCCGCGGCCTCAAGGCGCACCGGTCGGGGACGATGATCGTCGCGGTCGAGCCGGCCGGCTCGATCGTGTTCGGCCGGCCGGGCCATCCCTACTACCAGTCCGGTACCGGCACCCCGGCCGGCGACACGGTCGGGCTGGTGCTCGACTACAGCTGCATCGATCTCGGGCTCCAGGTCACGGACGCGCAGGCGTTCGAGACGGCGCGCTATTTCGCCCGGCGTATCGGCCTGCTCGTCGGCGGCTCGACCGGCGGAGTGCTCTATACCGCGCTCAGGCTGATCCACGAGGGCACAATCGGCGGCAACGTGCTCGTCTCCGTCGCCGATGGTGGCGAGAAGTATCTCGGCACCATCTTCAACGACGACTGGATGGCGGCGCGGCGGCTCAACGATCCGACGGTCTGGATCGACCTCGACCGCTGGCTCGGCCGGGCCGCGCCCGCGATCGCCGCGTCCGATTTCCCCTACCTGTCGGCGGCCTGA
- a CDS encoding NAD/NADP octopine/nopaline dehydrogenase family protein, with product MRALNVTVCGGGRTGHLDAALFARRDGVRVTWLTGNAALAAGAAGERTDGQGIAIHWPDGSIAFGRPDRITTDPAAAVGEADVVVITVPAQARPDLVARIAPHLPRDKPVFLGAIPGFCGFDWLAGGLVADRPNVVVWGMKDVPHTAFDCVAGTAIRVGGAKERLHVATRGTPSPALRDALHRHLERLFAIPVDMLADYLEITLTPGNPIMHASVIYGLIGPYGQWHRRPLPEGLCWWSDCPELGAYFLERTDEENQRIKAALEARLGIDLGSVKPLKTEIVEAYGDQIADAATMLSVLRTNRAYAGIPAPVAHDPALGGATIDPASRAFREDVAFGLTLLVEMGRRLDLATPHMSEILDWSVARMGGLGRSALDYVPANWPEVA from the coding sequence ATGCGGGCGCTCAATGTCACCGTGTGCGGCGGCGGCCGCACCGGCCATCTCGACGCGGCCCTGTTCGCCCGCCGCGACGGCGTGCGCGTCACCTGGCTGACCGGCAATGCCGCGCTCGCGGCGGGCGCCGCGGGAGAGCGTACCGACGGGCAGGGTATCGCCATCCACTGGCCGGACGGATCGATCGCGTTCGGCCGTCCGGACCGGATCACCACCGACCCGGCCGCCGCGGTCGGCGAGGCCGATGTCGTGGTGATCACGGTGCCGGCGCAGGCGCGGCCCGATCTGGTCGCCCGCATCGCGCCGCATCTCCCGCGCGACAAACCGGTGTTCCTCGGCGCGATCCCGGGCTTCTGCGGCTTCGACTGGCTCGCCGGCGGCCTCGTCGCCGATCGGCCGAACGTTGTCGTCTGGGGCATGAAAGACGTGCCGCATACCGCCTTCGACTGCGTCGCGGGGACCGCGATCCGCGTCGGCGGCGCCAAGGAGCGGCTGCATGTCGCGACGCGGGGCACGCCGTCGCCGGCGCTGCGCGACGCCCTGCACCGGCATCTCGAACGCCTGTTCGCGATCCCGGTCGACATGCTCGCCGACTATCTGGAGATCACGCTGACGCCGGGCAATCCGATCATGCATGCCTCGGTGATCTACGGCCTGATCGGGCCCTATGGCCAGTGGCACCGGCGCCCCTTGCCGGAGGGCCTGTGCTGGTGGAGCGACTGCCCGGAGCTCGGCGCCTATTTCCTGGAGCGGACCGACGAGGAGAACCAGCGGATCAAGGCGGCGCTCGAGGCGCGGCTCGGGATCGATCTCGGTTCGGTCAAACCGCTGAAAACCGAGATCGTCGAGGCCTATGGCGACCAGATCGCCGACGCCGCCACCATGCTCTCGGTGCTGCGGACCAACCGGGCCTATGCCGGCATTCCCGCGCCGGTCGCGCACGACCCGGCGCTCGGCGGCGCCACCATCGATCCGGCGAGCCGGGCGTTCCGGGAGGATGTCGCCTTCGGCCTGACGCTGCTGGTCGAGATGGGCCGGCGGCTCGATCTGGCGACGCCTCACATGAGCGAGATCCTCGACTGGAGCGTCGCCCGTATGGGCGGGCTCGGGCGCTCGGCGCTCGACTATGTGCCCGCAAACTGGCCGGAGGTGGCGTGA